Sequence from the Cuniculiplasma divulgatum genome:
CTATGATTCTGCAGACCGAAGTGCATATGATGAATTTGTGGACGCAGAGGACATAAACTATGACCAGCCTGATTACTCCAGGCTGCTGGCAAGGATCAGGTCGTCGTCAACCCGTCTCTGATCAGTGTGGTTCAAAGCCATATAAGCCATTTCCCTTGTTATCATTGGGGTCAGTCATCTGCTTTACGTCATTTTCCTCCATTGCCTGGTCTATCTTGCGCGCGCACTCCATCGCCCTTGACACAAGTGTTTCCCAGTAATGCTGGACTTCATCCTTTGGTATCTCCTCCGTCACAAGGTCAGTGCCCCCGAATTTGACCACGTAACCGCTGTAATCCTGCCCGGTCCGTTCTGACATCATCTTCATGTATGATGCAAGCTGAAGCCTGTGGTAATCCTCTATGCGATCTGAACTTGTTGAACTCTTGAGTTCCAGTATCTCACGCCGATCATTATGCAGGAGATCGATGACGCCTACAAGATTTATGTTTTCATATCCCATATAATGCCATCTGAATGGTATGGTGAAATACATCCTGTATTCCGCAACGTATCCCTGGTTCTTCACCATGCTCTGCACATAGGAATGAAGCGCAGTTCCACGGAGCATGTTGAGCCTGTCGCGGAAAGTTTCCTCCACAAGCCCGAGTTTTCTTTTTACCTCCTGATCTACGCTGAATGATAACCCGCTTACACTGAACCTGTTGACGGGTATTGGCTTTCCGGTATAGGGCTTCCCCTGCACCACTTCCCTGAACAGGTTCTCAATTTCATCTTTTCTGGACATTACAGCATGACATTTTATGGTCATTAAAATAACATACGGGCAGACCGTCTCTACAATATCTAACTGCTGGATTCCAATTCAAAAACCTCTTTACCGGAAACGCCATAATCCACAGATCACAATTGAAGCTCCGAGATTTGGGTGAGAGGGAGATAATCAACAGGATATTCAAGGGCATTTCAATGAAACAGGAGAAGGATGATTGTGCTGTTCTGGAGCAGGGGGATGAATACCTGCTTTTTTCCACTGACATAATAAGGCAGAGCACCCACATTCCTGATGGTGCTGATCCGTCACTCATTGGAAAATTCGTGGCAAACATAAACCTCAGCGATATTGCAGCAATGGCAGGAATCCCAACAGGAATGCTTGTTTCATACCTGGTCGATCCGGAGTCTGATGACAGGTACCTTGAGAAGATTGCAGCATCCATTGACAGGGTGCTCAGGGACAATGGAGCCGATACTCTCGGTGGAGACACCAAGGAGGGCAGCGAACTTGTCATAAGTGGTTCCATAGTGGGACACCAGGAGAAGAGGCTGACACGCAGAAGAAGCCACATCGCCAAGGGTGATGTGATTGGCGTCACAAACAGGATGGGCCGGGCAGCATCAGGATATATTTTCTACAGAACTGGATACCGACCTGACCTTGGAATCAACATGATGCTGGGCATAAGTGCAAGGATCAAGGAAGCACA
This genomic interval carries:
- a CDS encoding PD-(D/E)XK nuclease family protein, yielding MSRKDEIENLFREVVQGKPYTGKPIPVNRFSVSGLSFSVDQEVKRKLGLVEETFRDRLNMLRGTALHSYVQSMVKNQGYVAEYRMYFTIPFRWHYMGYENINLVGVIDLLHNDRREILELKSSTSSDRIEDYHRLQLASYMKMMSERTGQDYSGYVVKFGGTDLVTEEIPKDEVQHYWETLVSRAMECARKIDQAMEENDVKQMTDPNDNKGNGLYGFEPH
- a CDS encoding thiamine-phosphate kinase, whose product is MGEREIINRIFKGISMKQEKDDCAVLEQGDEYLLFSTDIIRQSTHIPDGADPSLIGKFVANINLSDIAAMAGIPTGMLVSYLVDPESDDRYLEKIAASIDRVLRDNGADTLGGDTKEGSELVISGSIVGHQEKRLTRRRSHIAKGDVIGVTNRMGRAASGYIFYRTGYRPDLGINMMLGISARIKEAQIMSEYGAKFMMDLSDGVFASISQMKSDYGIGFKIVENELKPDRNVAKAASLTGLPSTEIMCGFGGDYEIFFSISNSNYRDFLAAMESEKIDVSFIGEAWEGNNIMFNGREWVNIRERGYEHFGVKPLSEIAP